Within the Leptotrichia sp. oral taxon 498 genome, the region TTCTGGGAGAATAACGGCTTCGTTGGTATTTGCTGGAGCGATTGCAAAACAGATTTTGAAGGAGCAGGGGATTTTAATTGCAGCTCACATTAAATCAGTGAAAGATATTGAAGATAGAGATTTTGTGGAAAGCGATATTATAGAGGAAAATATTGATAAACTCAGAAATATGACTTTACCTGTCTTGAATGAGGAAATTGTGGAAAAAATTGAAAAGGCTGTGGAAAAAACTAGGGAAGAAAAGAATTCACTTGGTGGAATTGTAGAACTTATGGTTAAAGGACTTCCTGCGGGAATAGGAGATCCATATTTTGAATCAATGGAAAGCGAACTTTCGAGAATGATTTTCTCGGTGCCAGCTACAAAGGGAATAGAGTTTGGGACAGGCTTTGGAATTACGGAAATGACAGGATATGAGGCGAATGATGAAATGTATTTTGATGAAAATGGAGAAATAAAATCATTTACAAATAATAACGGTGGAATCATAGGTGGAATAACTACTGGAATACCAATTTCATTTAAAGTGGCGATAAAACCGACGGCTTCAATTGAAAAAGCACAAAAAACTGTGAATCTTGAAACTAAGAAAAATGATATTTTAGAAGTTCATGGAAGACATGATCCAATAATAGTGCCGAGAGCGGTGCCAGTACTGGAGGCGGCTACGGCGATTGTAATTTTGGATAGGTTGTTGGAAGCTAAGAAATATCAATTGTAAAAAATTAAAATAGAGAAAGTGAGAAAATTATGAAAAAAAGCTTAATGACTGCAATATTTTTTCTTTTAGCGATTGGAGTAGTCGGGAATAGTGCTAAAAAGATTGATGTAAAAACAAGAAATTTTAGGAAGGTAAGTGAAAAGTCCGTGAAATTACCGAATTATGATGGAGTAAAGAAAATCAGTATTTTTGTAAAAGGTTTTGAAAGTGGGCCTACAGTGAGTAAAATTATTTTGCAAATGGATGATTATCGAATTACTGGGCTTGATAAAAATAATTGGAAGGTCAAGACTAATGGAGTTGAGAGAAAGGTAACTAATGTATATATTTCAGATGATAAGGGGGAAAAAGCCTTTGATACTGGAATTGTTACGCTTGAATTGGAAAATGTATTTAATCAGAAGACTTTGGAATACGAAGGCTCACCGTTTTCATTTAATATTAAGAAATTTTTTAATGAATGGGCGAAAGAATATGTTGTAGAAATTGACGGGAAAGTTACTGTTGATGGGAAAGATTATGCGATTAATAAAAAGGAAGATGTAATTAATAATCGTGTTTCAAGTGATACAGCATTATTTAATTACAGAAGTTCATTTAGTGGAAATTACAAAAATCCGATTACTAAAAAGATGGAAAATTTGAAATTGGAAATGGCTGCATATGAGCCTGAAAATTTGAAAAAAGGTGAGACAAAACCATTAGTTATTTGGCTTCATGGACAAGGTGAAGGTGGAGATGATCCTGATATTGACATTTTGGGAACAGAAACTTCAGCACTTGCGAAAGAGGAAATTCAGAAATATTTTACTACGAGTGGAACTGATACGAAGGGAGCATTTGTGCTAGCTGTGCAGTCGCCTACTTACTGGATGGACGAAGGTGACGGGACAAATGGTAACGGAAGTGGAATTTCACGATATACTCAAATTTTGATGGATACAATTAAAGAATATGTGAAACATAATCCATCTGTTGATACAGAAAGAATTTATCTTGCTGGAGATTCAAACGGCGGATATATGACAGTAAATATGATAATTAATTATCCAGACTATTTTGCAGCGGCTGTACCAATTTGTGAGGCGTATGCTTATTATGAATATGAGAGAAATGCTGACGGAACTTATAAAACAAATGATATTGAAGTTTCTGCAGGCGGGGAAAATAGTGCAGTTTCAAAATTTAAAGAAACAAAGAAATTATGGGTAACAAAGGAAAAAATTCAAAAAATGAAAAAAACGCCAATTTGGTTTATCGCAGCGGCAGATGATAGAATTGTAACGCCGCAAAAGTTTTCGCTTCCAACATACAGAGATTTATTGAAGGCTGGAGCAGATAATGCGTGGTATTCGTACTATGAAAATGTGATAGGGACAGATGAGCCAAATTCTAGATTTCCAGGACATTTTTCGTGGATATATTTTTTAAATAATCAAGTGGAAGGTGTGCAAAATCGAGAAAAAATAAAAAATTCTAAAGATGAGTCAACTTTTGGTTTTGAGCCAAGCAATTCTGGGAAAGGTGGAAACAAGAAAGCTCAGTTGAAAGGAAAGACATTTGAAAATGTGTTCGAGTGGATGAATTTTCAGAAAAAAATAAAAAACAGATAAAAGTTTAGAGAAATTTAGAAAGGAGCTGTCTTTTTCAGAAAAAATTAAATATTTGCAGTAACTTTTTTAAATTTATGTTATTATTACCTTGCATAGTAAAAATGATTTTTTCTAATTAGGCGAGATATTTTAGTATATCATTTTTACTATGTTTTTTAATGCATTTTTTTGTTACACTTAATTATACAATGTACTTTCAAAAAAAATTAAAAAAAGTGTTGACAAGATAAAAAATATATGATATACTAACTGGGTAGTTAGGAATTTTGAAAAAAGATTATGCCTTGGTGGCGAAATCGGTAGACGCACAGGACTTAAAATCCTGTGGAATATTATTCCGTGCCGGTTCAAGTCCGGCCCGAGGCACCACAATCATATTTATGCGGGAGTAGCTCAGTTGGTAGAGCGTCAGCCTTCCAAGCTGAATGTCGCGAGTTCGACCCTCGTCTCCCGCTCCAAAGTATGAGCCATTAGCTCAGTCGGTAGAGCACTTGACTTTTAATCAAGGTGTCACTGGTTCGATCCCAGTATGGCTCACCATTTTTACCATATGTGCCTGTAGCTCAGTTGGATAGAGCAACGGCCTTCTAAGCCGTGGGCCAGGAGTTCGAATCTCTTCAGGCACGCCATATGGATCCATAGCTCAGCTGGTTAGAGCACTCGGCTCATAACCGAGCGGTCGCTGGTTCAAGTCCAGCTGGATCCACCATTTGAATTTTATGCGGTCTTCGTCTAGTGGTTAGGACTCCAGGTTTTCATCCTGGCAACAGGGGTTCGACTCCCCTAGACCGTACCATTTTTTTTAAAAACCATATTAATATGTGGTATTTTTTTTGAAGTAATTATAATATAAATTTTTAAGTTGTGGGTGGATGTCCGAACGGCTAAGGGACCGGTCTTGAAAACCGGCGAAATCGCAAGATGTCTGGGTTCGAATCCCAGTTCACCCGCCATATGCCCAGATAGCTCAGTCGGTAGAGCAAGGGACTGAAAATCCCTGTGTCCGTGGTTCGATTCCGCGTCTGGGCACCATTAAATTCAATAATTTGTATTTTAAGTATGATGTTTTATAAAAACATCTTTTTTTTTATTTGTTGAAAAAAAAAGGGAAATACGATATAATAAAAAAGGGTTAAAAAATTGAGGGGATTGTAATGGAAGAAATTTTAAAAAAAGATGAAGAAAAAGAAAAAGGGCATCGCAAGCGGTTGAGAGAAAAATTTTTGACTGTTGGAACTAAAGGGCTTCAGGATTATGAAATTTTGGAATTGCTCTTGACTTATACAATTGTGCGAAAAAATTGCAGGGGGATTGCTAAAGAATTGCTTTTGAAATATGGGGATTTGTATTCTATTTTGAAGCAATCTGGCGAAGAATTGCAAAAAAATAAAAATGTGACAGAAAGAGCTGTCGTTTTTTTGAAATTGATATTTGAAATAATTGAAAATGGGTTGTATAAAAAAATTTATAACAAAAGAATCGAAATATCCAGTAATACTAAATTATTAAATTATTTGAGTTGTTCTCTTTTAAAAAGGGATGTTGAAGTTTTTAAAGTTTTATTTTTAAATAGTCAAAATGAATTGCTGAAAGAAGAAGAGTTATTTTTTGGGACTTTGGATAGAAGTACAGTTTATATCAGGGAATTGATAAAAAAGATATTAAATTATAATGCAAAATCAATAATTATTGTCCATAACCATCCATCTGGATCGTTAAAGCCATCAGATTCAGATATTTTTTTGACAAGAAAGATAAAAGAACTTTTTGACAAGATAGAAATACAGCTTTTGGATCATTTGATAATTAGTGAGCGGGGATATTTCAGCTTTTTAGAAGGTGGAATATTGTGAAAATAATAAATATAAAATTTAGGAAAACTAAAAAAGTTTATCCGTTTATAATTAATGAAGTGGAAAATTATAAAAAAGGAGACTATGTCTTGGTTGATACCATTCGGGGAGAGCAGATTGGGATTGTTTTAGATGCTGTGTTAAATCAGGAAAAGATTTTGGAGGAAAAAGAAGAACTTAAAATGCGTGAAGTTAAGCGAAAATTGAATGAAAGTGAAATAAATAAACTTACGGAGCTTGATAAAAAGGCAGACGAGGCTTATTTTATATGTAAAAAAATTGTAAAAAGATTTCTTCCTGAAATGAATCTTGTAATTGGCGAGTATACTTTTGATGAAAATAAGCTAATTTTTTATTTTACAGCGGAAAAAAGACTTGATTTTAGGGAATTGGTAAAAGAAGTGAACAGAACTTTTAAAAAGAGAGTGGAGTTTTATCAAATTAAAGTAAATGATGAAGGTCGTATCTTATCAGCATTTGGAAAATATGGAAGAGAAATTTATTGGTAAAATTATATACTCAAACCTATTTAAAATTAAATTATTAAAAATTATATAAATCTAGGAGTTGAGTAAAATAGTCATAGTTTTTGAGTTCGGTTTTAAAACAGTTTTACTATAAAATAAAAAATTAAAAAAGATAAAAATTAGAAAATATCTAAAATTTATCTTTTTTTATTTTTATGTTAAGAAAAAATTGTTTTTTATAAATTTAATTTTTATGTATTTTTATTTTTCATAAAAATTTTAATTATTTATTATTAAATTTTCCACATATTTTTTTATAATATTTTGTGCTTTCTTGCAAATTTCGTCATAACTGCCAGCTGGCTTAAATTTTTCTAGTACCGCAACTTCAATTTTTTTCGGTCTTGGAAATTTCATATATCTCGAATATGCGTTAAATGCGCCTTTTATCCCAAGGCACTGAATATCTACACCCATTTCTTTAGCTATGATTGCGAATACTTTTTTAAACTCGGCAACTTTACCATCTTTTGTCCTTGCACCTTCAGGGAAAATTAGCACACTTTTACCACTTTTTAAATGTCCAACAATCTCTTCCACGCTTTTTCTTATATTTTTGTTTATGTCAACTAAAATAACATTTCCATGGTTTACAAGAAGTTTCATAAAACCTTTTTTAAAATACCAGTCAATTGCTAAAAATAAAGTGTTATTTAATATTTTTCGTGGAAGCAGAGTTCCTAATACAACTGGATCAACAAAACTTTGATGGTTTGAGACAAAAATTTGAGGTTCTGCCGTAAGATTTTTTTTATTTATTTTTTTTGTCCTAAAATACAAATCAACTATTGGTTGAAGTGGTTTTAAAATTTTTGTAACCCAACGATTTTTATTGTCAACAATCGGTTTAGTTTCATCAATTATCTTTTTCCAGTCAACTTCATTATCTTCAATTTTTGTAGCTTTTTGGTTGATATATTCAGAAAGCAAAAGCAAATTAGGCATTTTAGAAAACTCATCTTCATCCAGTCTAATTCCAAAGTTACTTTCAATATATGCAAAAAATTCGACGATGTCAAGTGAATCCATTCCAATTTCAAGTTCCAGATTTTCTTGTGGCTGTGGAGCAATTCCCTTATTCTTTTTGACATATTCTTTTAAAATTCTGTAAATTTCGTTATCTGGCTCGATTACTTTTTCTTTTTTATCCGTTTCACCTTTTTCGTATAAGTCAGGCAACATAAATCTTCTTGTTTTTCCAACTCGAGTTTTTGGCAATTCATTTTCAAAAAGTTTATAATCCAGTATTTTTTCATAGTTATGAGCTTTTAAGTTGTAGTCTTCAACAATATTTTTTATGTAAGTTTTTGTGTTTGTAATATTTCTTTTTCTAAATTCCAATAAATCTGGAACAATTATTGCCGCAAGTTTATTTTTATGATTAAAAATTCCGATTTCCTTTATAAGTCCGTCACTTTTTTTTAGAACTCTATCTTCTAGGGTTTCAGGATCAATATTTTTACCATTCGATAAAACAATCATCGTATTTCGTCTTCCACGAATTGTAATAAATCCTTCGTCGTCAATTGTTGCCAAATCCCCTGTTTTAAACCATCCATCTTCAGTAATCACTTCTTTTGTTTTTTCCGGTTTATTGTAATAACCTTTCATCACAATTGGTCCTTTTACCATAAGCTCTTCATTTTCAATCTTTACTTCGACATTAAAAAGTTTTTTCCCAACGGTTCCAATTTTTCTCTCTTTTTTAGAATTTACTGCTATAACTGGCGAAGTTTCAGTAAGTCCGTAACCCTCCAGAGAATAAATTCCCAAAGTTTCGTAAAATCTTGAAATTTCAGGATCCATTTTTGCTCCACCGACGACGATGAAATCCAAACGTCCTCCAAATTTTTTGTGAACTTTTGCGAATACTTTTCGTTTTAATTTTATAGAATTTGAGTTTTTCATAATTTTGTAAATAGTTCTTGTTAAAAATTTTGCATTAATTTGCTCCATAACTCCATCATAAAATAATTTAAACACTCTTGGAACCCCAATTAGCGCTGTAACTCTATTTTTTTCAAGAGCTTCGAAAATCTCTTTACTTGCAATTTTTTCCACAAAAACGATGGAAGTCTGATATTTTAACATCAAAAGCACAGTCGCTGTAAGTGGCAAAATGTGGTGAAATGGAAGCAGCGCCAAAATTTGGTCACGGTAGTCAAAAATTCCTTTTTCATAAATTCCTTCCATTTCAGAATTTAAGTTATCAAATGAGAGCATAACTCCCTTGGGATTTCCAGTCGTTCCAGAAGTGTAGAGCATAGCAGCAGTTTCATTTCCAGTCGGATTATTTAACTCAAAATCTGAATTTCTTATAAAATTTAACTTTTCTTCTGAGATTTTAACTTTATCAACATTAATTATTTTTATTTTATCTTTAAATTCATATTGATTGACAGCATCAATTATATTTTTTTGAGTCTCATCAGAACACAAAATAATATCAGGATTTGCGTCATTTAACACATACAAAATTTCTTGAGGGTTGCTATTCGCATCAAGTGCAATTCCCGCCGAATTTTTATCCCAAATAGCCATAAATCCATAAATCCACTCGGGACGATTTTCCATAATTATAAGTCCAAATCTGTCTTTTTCTAAATTTATTACATATTCTGAAAAATATTTAATATTATTTATAAGCTCAGTATAATTTATATGTCTATTTTTAAAATCGACTAAAGCAAGTCTGTCCGCTCTTTGTAAAAACATATATTTTCCTCCTCTTTTTAGATAAAAAAATTATATCACATTTTGGGTTGATACGCTATTTTTTTCTATTTTGGAGATAGTGTAAAAATTTTAGGGGCATATTTTGATTATAGGATGTTATTTTGTTTAATATAGTTTTTTATTGTTTTAAATAAGGGGAAAGGACCGCCATTTCCCCTTATAATCCCCACGCTCGTCTAAGCATTTTTTGAAGCAAAGCCGAAACTCACTTCGTTCAGACAGTCGTCTTTACTCCAAAAAAATCACAACATCTTTTGTATAGCACTTCTGCATAAAAAAGAAAAAAATGTTATTTTAATAATTTTATGGGTTGAATAAGAAATCTAAAATAGAAGTTTTTATTTACTCCTAAATATTTTACTCTATTTATTTACATAAAAAAATTGCTTTTTTTCCATAACTGTGGTAATCTTTGGGTATAAAAATTAAGTGAAGGGAAGTAAAGAAATGAATTTTAATGACTACAAATACGAACATATAGAAGTAGAAAAAATAAAAGATGAATTTTCTGAAAATATTAAAAATTTTGAAAATTCTAAAAACATGGAAGAACAATGTGAATATTTTGACAAAATTATAAAACTTAGAAATTATGTGGATACGATGCAGACACTTGTGTCAATTAGACATAGCATTGATACAACTGACAAATTTTACGATAAGGAAAACGAGTATATGGACGAAATTAGTCCAATTTTATTTGGTTTTACAAATGATTTTTATAAAGCGCTTGTAAATTCTAAATTTAAAAAAGAGCTAATCCAAAAATACGGAAAATTTTTGTTTGACCTGGCTGAAAATACGCTAAAAACATTTTCTAGCGAAGTTATCCCAGATTTTCAGGAAGAAAATAGACTTACAAGTAAATATGAAAAACTTATCGCAAGTGCAAAAATTGAGTTTGACGGAAAAGAGCTAAATTTGTCACAAATGGTGCCTTACACTCAGTCGAAAGACAGAAATGTGAGAATTGAAGCGGCTAAAAAAGTTGCTAATTTTTTCTCTGAAAATAAAGAAGAATTTGACAACATTTACGACTCGCTTGTAAAAGTTAGAGATAAGATGGCAAAAAAATTGGGTTACAAAAATTATGTGGAATTTGGCTACAAAAGATTATCTCGACTTGAATATGACGCAAAAATGGTCGCTGGATACAGAAAACAAGTGTTAGAAAACATTGTGCCAATTTATACAGAACTTAGAAAAAGACAGGAAAAAAGATTGGGTGTAGGAAAATTGAGATTTTATGACGAAGCGATAAAATTTAATTCTGGAAATGCCGATCCGCACGGATCACCTGAATGGATTTTAAATAACGGAAAAACAATGTATAAAGAATTGTCCAAAGAAACCGACGAATTTTTTACATTTATGACTGAAAATAATTTACTTGACTTGCTTTCAAAAAAAGGAAAGATGAGCGGTGGATACTGCACCTACATTCC harbors:
- the aroC gene encoding chorismate synthase — encoded protein: MAANFGKNYKISIFGESHGSALGINIDGIPAGTELDLEFISQEMRRRAPGRSKLTTPRVEKDEFEILSGFFDGKTTGTPLAMIIRNSNQRSKDYSELKRKPRPGHADWSGFNRYNGFNDIRGSGHFSGRITASLVFAGAIAKQILKEQGILIAAHIKSVKDIEDRDFVESDIIEENIDKLRNMTLPVLNEEIVEKIEKAVEKTREEKNSLGGIVELMVKGLPAGIGDPYFESMESELSRMIFSVPATKGIEFGTGFGITEMTGYEANDEMYFDENGEIKSFTNNNGGIIGGITTGIPISFKVAIKPTASIEKAQKTVNLETKKNDILEVHGRHDPIIVPRAVPVLEAATAIVILDRLLEAKKYQL
- a CDS encoding prolyl oligopeptidase family serine peptidase; its protein translation is MKKSLMTAIFFLLAIGVVGNSAKKIDVKTRNFRKVSEKSVKLPNYDGVKKISIFVKGFESGPTVSKIILQMDDYRITGLDKNNWKVKTNGVERKVTNVYISDDKGEKAFDTGIVTLELENVFNQKTLEYEGSPFSFNIKKFFNEWAKEYVVEIDGKVTVDGKDYAINKKEDVINNRVSSDTALFNYRSSFSGNYKNPITKKMENLKLEMAAYEPENLKKGETKPLVIWLHGQGEGGDDPDIDILGTETSALAKEEIQKYFTTSGTDTKGAFVLAVQSPTYWMDEGDGTNGNGSGISRYTQILMDTIKEYVKHNPSVDTERIYLAGDSNGGYMTVNMIINYPDYFAAAVPICEAYAYYEYERNADGTYKTNDIEVSAGGENSAVSKFKETKKLWVTKEKIQKMKKTPIWFIAAADDRIVTPQKFSLPTYRDLLKAGADNAWYSYYENVIGTDEPNSRFPGHFSWIYFLNNQVEGVQNREKIKNSKDESTFGFEPSNSGKGGNKKAQLKGKTFENVFEWMNFQKKIKNR
- the radC gene encoding RadC family protein; its protein translation is MEEILKKDEEKEKGHRKRLREKFLTVGTKGLQDYEILELLLTYTIVRKNCRGIAKELLLKYGDLYSILKQSGEELQKNKNVTERAVVFLKLIFEIIENGLYKKIYNKRIEISSNTKLLNYLSCSLLKRDVEVFKVLFLNSQNELLKEEELFFGTLDRSTVYIRELIKKILNYNAKSIIIVHNHPSGSLKPSDSDIFLTRKIKELFDKIEIQLLDHLIISERGYFSFLEGGIL
- the ricT gene encoding PSP1 family protein, coding for MKIINIKFRKTKKVYPFIINEVENYKKGDYVLVDTIRGEQIGIVLDAVLNQEKILEEKEELKMREVKRKLNESEINKLTELDKKADEAYFICKKIVKRFLPEMNLVIGEYTFDENKLIFYFTAEKRLDFRELVKEVNRTFKKRVEFYQIKVNDEGRILSAFGKYGREIYW
- a CDS encoding AMP-binding protein; this encodes MFLQRADRLALVDFKNRHINYTELINNIKYFSEYVINLEKDRFGLIIMENRPEWIYGFMAIWDKNSAGIALDANSNPQEILYVLNDANPDIILCSDETQKNIIDAVNQYEFKDKIKIINVDKVKISEEKLNFIRNSDFELNNPTGNETAAMLYTSGTTGNPKGVMLSFDNLNSEMEGIYEKGIFDYRDQILALLPFHHILPLTATVLLMLKYQTSIVFVEKIASKEIFEALEKNRVTALIGVPRVFKLFYDGVMEQINAKFLTRTIYKIMKNSNSIKLKRKVFAKVHKKFGGRLDFIVVGGAKMDPEISRFYETLGIYSLEGYGLTETSPVIAVNSKKERKIGTVGKKLFNVEVKIENEELMVKGPIVMKGYYNKPEKTKEVITEDGWFKTGDLATIDDEGFITIRGRRNTMIVLSNGKNIDPETLEDRVLKKSDGLIKEIGIFNHKNKLAAIIVPDLLEFRKRNITNTKTYIKNIVEDYNLKAHNYEKILDYKLFENELPKTRVGKTRRFMLPDLYEKGETDKKEKVIEPDNEIYRILKEYVKKNKGIAPQPQENLELEIGMDSLDIVEFFAYIESNFGIRLDEDEFSKMPNLLLLSEYINQKATKIEDNEVDWKKIIDETKPIVDNKNRWVTKILKPLQPIVDLYFRTKKINKKNLTAEPQIFVSNHQSFVDPVVLGTLLPRKILNNTLFLAIDWYFKKGFMKLLVNHGNVILVDINKNIRKSVEEIVGHLKSGKSVLIFPEGARTKDGKVAEFKKVFAIIAKEMGVDIQCLGIKGAFNAYSRYMKFPRPKKIEVAVLEKFKPAGSYDEICKKAQNIIKKYVENLIINN
- a CDS encoding M3 family oligoendopeptidase, yielding MNFNDYKYEHIEVEKIKDEFSENIKNFENSKNMEEQCEYFDKIIKLRNYVDTMQTLVSIRHSIDTTDKFYDKENEYMDEISPILFGFTNDFYKALVNSKFKKELIQKYGKFLFDLAENTLKTFSSEVIPDFQEENRLTSKYEKLIASAKIEFDGKELNLSQMVPYTQSKDRNVRIEAAKKVANFFSENKEEFDNIYDSLVKVRDKMAKKLGYKNYVEFGYKRLSRLEYDAKMVAGYRKQVLENIVPIYTELRKRQEKRLGVGKLRFYDEAIKFNSGNADPHGSPEWILNNGKTMYKELSKETDEFFTFMTENNLLDLLSKKGKMSGGYCTYIPDYKSPFIFANFNATSHDVDVLTHEAGHAFQVYQSRGYEVPEYLWPTYEACEIHSMSMEFLTWPWMNLFFEEDTEKYKFIHLSEALLFIPYGVTVDEFQHWVYENPEVSPQERREKWLKIEKKYLPIRDYGEVEELKDGIFWFRQGHIFSSPFYYIDYTLAQVCAFQFWIKANENREKAWSEYLNLCKLGGSKPFFELMKSANLKNPFEKGVLAEVVPKIKEYLDSIDDMKL